CCACGGCACGTTGATCAGCACCTACAAGGCGAAGCTCGCCGACGAGCTTCGTGCCGCAGGTCTTTATGCCCAAGTCGATCGCGAGGCTTGGTCGAAAGACTTCGTCGTCGACATCCAGCCGGTTGGGCACGGAGTTCCAACGCTGAAATACTTGGCACCGTACGTTCACCGAGTCGCGATCAACGACAGTCGCATCACGGATGTCAATTCGGAAACGGTGACGTACAAAATTCGTCGCAAAGGGAACGTGATGCAGAACAAGACCGTTGCCGGCGACGACTTCGTGGGTGACTTCTTGCAGCACGTTCTGCCGACGAACTTCATGAAGATCCGCCACTACGGTTGGATGAGCGGGAACAGCAAGGTGAAGGTCGAGGAGGTGAAGTGGTTGGTCTGGCTCGCCCTTGGCTGGACGTTCTGGTTGGGCAGCGGCTACGCGCCGCAAGCGGAACCGTTGACCGTTCCGATGAAATGCCGCCTGTGTGGCGGTGTCATGCGAGTGATCGAGGTCAGCTACACGTCGTTGTCGTCGCAGGGCATCCGCCCCGAGCACGGGCTGACTTACTACGACAGTGGGTAACGCATGAACCAGGGAAGTGAAACGACCGAACGAATTCGAACGTCTTCAGGAGGGCGAAGGAGGACGATATGTCTCGACGGCAATTTCACGCGTCAAACCCACCGGGCAGTGAACTTCAATCAGTGCCATTCACTGCCGATTCAGCACAACCAGGGTCGGAGCACGTGTCCAAGCATCGAAGCACTGCACTTGACGCGAACCAAAGTCTGCACCGGAGAGTTAAGCTCAGAAGCAAAGCTCAAGGACGAATGGGCGAGCGACTCGGCGTTCAACACCGGGCATCTTGAACAGAGGACTTGAGCTTCGGCTAGGCGACGCGTTTTGAACCGCGACGAACGAAGAGAGCTGAAAGAGAAAGTGACTCAACCGTCGCATCCACGCGAAGTCAAATCCTTATTGGTTATCCGCGATTGTTTTCATCAGGCGGTGAGTCATAAAGCGTGTAGCGAATGTCTCTCAGACTCCCACCATCAAGCGGCGGTCTAACAAAGTTTTCGTAGAGTTCAAGGATCTGCGATACGGTCTTGCCGTTGAGCTTGGCGTACACGCCATCTTTTCCTTCTTCGGCCAAGATCGACAATTTGATCGCGTTCAGACGGCGGCGTATCAACGGTTCGAGCCTTGGGCATACAGAGTTAATCGCACCGACAATTGAGGCAGGGCCTGACGCTTCGATCATTGGATCGTCATTCATTGTAAACGGGCGCGCATGGCACAA
This portion of the Rhodopirellula islandica genome encodes:
- a CDS encoding transposase; protein product: HGTLISTYKAKLADELRAAGLYAQVDREAWSKDFVVDIQPVGHGVPTLKYLAPYVHRVAINDSRITDVNSETVTYKIRRKGNVMQNKTVAGDDFVGDFLQHVLPTNFMKIRHYGWMSGNSKVKVEEVKWLVWLALGWTFWLGSGYAPQAEPLTVPMKCRLCGGVMRVIEVSYTSLSSQGIRPEHGLTYYDSG